The genomic DNA ttcttcatgtctatggagagctaaacccctcgtgttgaatctaaggtagtagttaacctatgaatatacaataccattaattaattcctgtgaacaattgtttgaattcattatcaataagaaatcttgtttttattcttaaattatcgttgaatctttgatcgaaagaaaggatttaacttttgccctaggttactatattgattcaataccaattcgcagagatggaattgggattgagttttcataattatcgttcttaattactattatcgatattgatatttggagagatcgaatctcataccggtaaaagttatctaatttgatttgcagacatgaaatcttatttgaggataagtgaagataatgattcaaaagattgctcaattgtgaattaattgataattgtataggaataggttgatgaaccctaaggttcaacatatttctctaatcgttaacaacagttcattactcgattttaatttattgtttacttttgctattattaaaatcataaaataaatcaactcaattttcctaactcaaaataaacaactatagaacggcagtgatattaaccaatccctgtggatacgatatattaccgaaaatatttacccaaaaatactttcaacattcTTCACTTTGGTATTCTTCTTTAACGGCACCCGCACATCAATTTTGACCCTCACCCGCATATATTGTCTCGAAAAGCTAGAGTTGTTGTTCTTATCATACTCCACAAAAGACCCGATAAAATTAGCTACTGTCTTCCCAACTTTCTCGAGCATAAAGCATGCCGATAAATTATGGATTTGCACCCAAAAATCCACGTGGTGAAGTGAAATATTTTCGATCTGGACTCCCAGCTGCACTCTCTTAAGTACCAGCAGATGGCTATCGTACGTCCAAGGCCCACCCTTCAGCGCCGCCTCCATATCCAACCGGTGGTTAAATTGAAACAAGAACCTGCCATCCATAGCCTCCTTAATCATGACTTGTTTAACAGGCCTCCATATATCCGCCATACGAGCTTTCATAGATTTCCCATGAATCGGACGATCACTCAGAAATCTTCCTACTAAGCAGTATTGCAAATTTACTCCACTTCCGCCGTCTCCTTCTACGTCAAAACAAAACCCTTCGCCAATATCTTCGTCGTGAATCGACAGACCTTCAAACGTCGGACCAGACGCAGATCCCGCCATATCAATGAATAATCTGAACCAATGAAACCAAAAAGCAGTTGGACAAAATCAACCAGGAAAAGAGAACCAAGCTTctcaaaaaagagaagaaaagcaAACCCTAGCAGAGACTAGGAAATTTAATCAGAACCGTGTAAAATAAAACGCATCACCTTTAACTAGCCTTTAATCCTTTCTCAAACATAATAATTTATTCTAATAACTTCACATATTTTATTATAAGTTAAAATTAAcagattttgaaaaataaaattaaaaaatatttttacaaattaaacaaacttcaatttattatttatttgagaaagccagacaatttttttttgttggaaATCTTGGTATCCAGCATTGCAaccgactaatccaagagggAGCAATCCCACCCTTCACTAACGGGGACCCCGTTTAATGTCAGGACAAAGTTCTATATGAACTGGCCCAACACAAAGATTGATAGCACCTAACAAAATTTAAACTCAGGACCTTGAGAGCCTTGAGAAAAGCATACTCTTGGGTTAGACAATTATATGATGCGTGTCTCACATAGCACCATATAAAAGCTATACCCTTCTTACAATTTTCCTAGTTTATTGGTAAAGCATATAGTGTAACTAACTCCCATCCAATCTTGAAATAAATTTACAGCTTAACTTAAGTGTAGTTAAATTAAGCTGCCACCTTAAATTTCtccatcagaagaaaaaaaataaaacatgtggGAATGGGAAAATAAACAATTACACGTTCGTAAATGAATGGATTATGGCAGGATTATGCCCCCATAAATTATTACATAGTTTTTTTAATCACTAACCCTTTCTACTAAGAATCAGAGCCTTTGCAATGCAATGTAAAGCAGATCAAACCAACTAAGCGGATTCCTTTGCTAGGATGTAGTCCACAGCTTCTTCCACAGTGTCAACAACCTGCAGAAGCGAAGttgtattataaatttataataaccaCCCAATGATAAACACTGCAACACTTTGTCATGATATATTACCAGATCTGCTGGAAATTCGTCGTGATTTCCCTTCCCCTTGAAAACACCAGTTCTCGTGAGAATAGAAAACCAAGGACGCCCAGTCTGATATGCAGTATTTTTGTCAGACGCATTTTGTAATCAAATAATTGACCTAATACCATAATACTAGTGAATTCCTAATTCAATAGACATACCTGTCGTGCACCTCTGATGTCCACTGCTGGATTATCTCCAATCATGTAAAGTGTTTGAAAATGTTGAGCGTTTTTATGGTTTATGTCGTTGAAATCTTCATAGACTTGGGGCACATGTTGCTGTAATACAGTTTCTGCATTCTTGAATACAGATGGATGTGGTTTGCCGAAACACGTGTACTCTAGGGAATGAGGATGACTCCTGCAGATAGAGTGTTTCACAGTCATAGGTGAACAATTTAAAGAAACTAAAGTTGAGAACACCCATTAACAATAAGATATAAGCAGTCTTACCGATTGAAGATGGATTCTAGTGCAATCCTAAAAGCTCCCATGCCCAGACGTTCAGAAGGAAATTTAGTCTATACCTTTTTTAAAACCTTGTTAGTGAGTATAGTAATATAAATGGGATTCATATGATCTGTATCATAAGTCGTACTGTAGCAAACATCAACCAACCTGGTATTCAAGGTCATCATTTGCAAAATATAATTGTGGTTGCGTTCCAACATTTCTTCCAGGAAGTCCTCCAGTTTTCAAGATATCGCAGAGAACCTGAATAAGAAGTCCTGGTCAGTTCATAGATCCATCGATTTGattcataaaacaaaaatataagaaCTTTTAGAAACCAGAAAGAAGTGgagaattttgttatttattccCAGCTCTAAGAAACAGAagccaaattaaaattaaaatgtgatTAAACTTAATCTAGTAAAGTGAATAGCAGCTTGAAAGTTTCAACAGTCAAAATTAGTTAGATGTTACTCTTCTCCATTTTGGTTCCTTGTAGAATATTGTGCCGCTTCCTTTTCCCTGTGTCTCTTCTCTCAATATTCTTTTCcatttcttttcatttcttttggTCAAGCTATGAGGGAAGACTAAGTCATGGACCACTAATAGCCCAGACACAAACTACTTAATCAGTTTCACAATGAAATTCCTTTTGTACAAGACACATGTCTAATATACAAAAACCTCAACACTAAACAGCTTATATGTTAGGCAGGTCTAGTGAAAAATGACCATTATGTTGTAGACTTGATCAACTGTCCTCGAAATCATAACTCAATGTGAGTCTACACAAGTTTACGCAGAATCAATTTTCCAAGCGAATTAGCTTAATTTTGATACCTAAAGTTGTTTGTAAACCCATAGTTTTGTTAAAGTTTGACAACCATGCATACAAAAAAGCCACAGAAACTTTGATTCTGAATGTCCCTCAAAGTATGCAGGAGAGGAAAAGGAAAGTCAATTGATGTGGAACAGTCATATAATATTGCTGTAATCTGTTACCTGTATGTCCCTGCTCCAATCAACAGGATCACTAACTATGAATGCTGCTTGAACCCTTTCAGAGAAGACATCGATTCGTGAACTACTCTCATCAAACTTTGGATCCTGAGTAGCAGCCAGCTTGGTCGTCCATTTCTTGTATGGTGCCAGTGGATCGATATTTTCAAAGCTCGATGCATATTCATCAATTGAGATAACATTTCTGAACATcaataacaacaagaacaaaataatAAGACAATGAAAATGACATTAGATTGATCGCAAAATAAAATCATGACATATCAAACAAGACAATTATCTTAAAACCTTACTTAAAACCATATTCAGACATCACCGAAGCTGGTTCCCCTTTTCCCACAGCAACAACGAGTTTATGCTCAAATCTGTAAACTCAAGTTCTATATGATAAATATTACGCAATGGAGTAATTGCTGGTTTCAGCATATAACCATTTACAGCCAGCTCAGATAAGAAGCACACATATACCTATCGACCAATTGTCTAAATGGTGAATGGCCCTGCAAAACCTGCATAATGATCACATTAAATTAAGAGCAGAACCTCAGTAATTTCACAAAAAGAATTTAGGACAGCAATGTGAAAAAGCAGTTCTAAACGTGATTTCTACACTAAAATACACTGTTCTTCAACTCACATTTGcaagaatttatcaaaaaataaatcACTTTATCTTCAACTCACTTTTAGTCCATTCCAAATTTACTGAATCAATTTACTCGTAATCAATTTTTTTCACCGCATATGATAAAGCATAGCTCTTCCAACATACCTGAGAAGGCGAGACGCTTAAACCCAACAGTTCACTAAGCTGAGAGGCTCTTTTAGCTTCAGGAATGCCACCACCTTTGTAAAAGATAAAATCAAAATAAGCAATGCATCATTTCCAAACAAAATCTTCACTTAAACCTAATGCAAGTGGCTATGCAAATGAATCATTGATTGAATTTGAACCATATTCATGCAAatatgaaaatttcataaatgATTGTACCTATCTAAACCTAATTGCACCAAATACGACATTTCAGAAGAAATGAAATAAGAGTAAGAAGTACTAACCATTGGTAAGGAAAACGTACGGGACTTTCATTCTACCTAACAAAATAAACAGATCGATAAAACTACGATTGTAAATAAGAAATAGCGAAAATTGATACAGAGTGAATTTGTTTTTCTTGTTCACCTTCTGCATCGTATAGTTTTCTCAATGCTGCCGGAGAGCCACCGACGGGAGTGTTCCCGAGGAGAATGACGCCGTCAATGTCGAAAGCAATGCCGAATGATGACCTGATTAGGAGTTCAATGTTAGAaagtgaaaaaaagaaaagaaaagagaattagAGAGATGAGGTTTGTTTGAGGAATGACGAACCGTTGGGATTTGCGAGAAAAAAAACGAGGGAGTATGTGAGAAAAGGCGGTGTGATTTTTGGATTGGCTTTGGTGTCGCCATGCTTTGGTTAAGAGACGGAAGCTCATCGTTTCTTCGGAATCCTCTCAGTGTGCTAACTGTCGATAGCAAGAGTTTGTTGATCTGTTTTATGTTGAGCAGACCAGATATCTCAAACGGGCCGGTTCAAGAAACAGTTTAGAACTTATTTTGGTAAATTCTTTGTAAAATTTAATGTAAATTGTGttaacattttaatttattttaaaatataattaaataaaaaaagtaatgtgctaccatgaaaaacacttctaAGTTCTACCATTTGCTTTTTGATACAATTAGTAGACTAAGTAAATACTTTGAattattctttttctttgagATCAATATTGAACTTTCTTACACTCTTGAACTAATCTATGAGAGAATATTTCATTACACCTCTTAATTCTCTTAGGCACAtgcgaaattttaattttgtatcctACTTCGGTAGATACACATCcggaaacacatttttttttgccaaaatttgaattttttcggAGGTGCATCTACGAAGTATTTTAAACTAGTGTATTTTGGGAGAAAATGTATATTAATTCAGTTAAGGGAATTTTCCTTAGTTACATATACGGAATAACTTAGCGCCATAATTTTCCGTAGATGATCACTCCCTCATTGTTacatttcttcttcaacactcactCCCACCACTCTAAAAAACCCTACACCATCAATATTATTTTTCACTCTAAAGCTTcatgcaacaaatcaaagggagcaagagaagacATAATTTTAGGTAAACATTCATGTTTATCCGTTGCATTGCTCACAttatcaatcaaatttttgtaaaaaaatgtaACGTTGCTTCCGTATATACATTTACggaacgtgttgaagatgaacacgttCTGGAGGTGCATTTACGGAACTTGTCAATGTTGTTTTTTCCAGCATTCTTGTGATTCTGTGTTATTTGTGCTATTGTTTataaataggtatggtgcaccccgacaATATCTCAAGAGAATTAGTTCCTTCCGCAATTATTTCTCCGAATGTTGAAGGGGTAGTCGTAAAGGCGGTAGATGTCGGcggtgactttaataacaagccagagtttgatgatcgtgaaagcatgctCACATGGATTTGTATGAATGCAACTAACCTTGATTTTGGCGCGGTAATAGGAAGATCGAATAATAGTACCACAAGAAGAAACGCTTTCGTAACAatgttgtgcgaaagaagcgggaaatatCATCCTCGTCTAAGgaagtttaaaagagacgacacgggTACTAGAAAATGCTAGTGTCCATTTAAAGTCTGTGGTTTCATGGTGGCTAGCAAGAAGTGGAgatttagtgttatttgtggtttgcTTAACCATGACATGTGCGGAA from Vicia villosa cultivar HV-30 ecotype Madison, WI unplaced genomic scaffold, Vvil1.0 ctg.000004F_1_1_1, whole genome shotgun sequence includes the following:
- the LOC131621347 gene encoding uncharacterized protein YKR070W-like; amino-acid sequence: MSFRLLTKAWRHQSQSKNHTAFSHILPRFFSRKSQRSSFGIAFDIDGVILLGNTPVGGSPAALRKLYDAEGRMKVPYVFLTNGGGIPEAKRASQLSELLGLSVSPSQVLQGHSPFRQLVDRFEHKLVVAVGKGEPASVMSEYGFKNVISIDEYASSFENIDPLAPYKKWTTKLAATQDPKFDESSSRIDVFSERVQAAFIVSDPVDWSRDIQVLCDILKTGGLPGRNVGTQPQLYFANDDLEYQTKFPSERLGMGAFRIALESIFNRSHPHSLEYTCFGKPHPSVFKNAETVLQQHVPQVYEDFNDINHKNAQHFQTLYMIGDNPAVDIRGARQTGRPWFSILTRTGVFKGKGNHDEFPADLVVDTVEEAVDYILAKESA